A genomic stretch from Leptospira licerasiae serovar Varillal str. VAR 010 includes:
- a CDS encoding single-stranded DNA-binding protein, which produces MKNLSLTVLDGFLTGDPELKKTQAGKSVTNFTVAVNHNYKKTEGEDSEVSYVDVEVWERLAENCSEYLKKGKKVTVIGHLKQDRWKNQEGQYRSKVKVIADEVRFDSFGDRKEKEAA; this is translated from the coding sequence ATGAAAAATCTATCACTCACAGTTCTGGACGGTTTTTTAACCGGTGATCCGGAATTAAAAAAGACCCAGGCAGGAAAGTCGGTCACAAATTTCACTGTAGCCGTTAACCATAACTACAAAAAGACGGAAGGAGAAGATTCTGAGGTTTCCTATGTGGACGTGGAAGTCTGGGAAAGGCTCGCGGAAAACTGTTCTGAATATCTTAAAAAGGGAAAAAAGGTAACTGTAATCGGACATTTAAAACAGGATAGATGGAAAAATCAAGAGGGCCAGTACCGTTCCAAGGTCAAAGTAATAGCGGACGAGGTTCGATTCGACAGCTTCGGAGATAGAAAAGAAAAAGAAGCTGCATAA